The Egicoccus sp. AB-alg2 genome window below encodes:
- a CDS encoding DsbA family protein — MLTLYFDYPSAASVVALLRLQRLADAGVAVAFEGFDPLGLDTALPVTLDQYEELERHAARAAELGLDLRRPTRRPPTLGAHVIGGVAGRAGLGASWRATCLRAYWHDDADLGDPEVLLTLAGRAGLDLDAARAALDDRDARLQLRQRMLMLRGRGIGGVPVLEVAGGTLVSPELSDDDLRALARL, encoded by the coding sequence ATGCTCACGCTCTACTTCGACTACCCCTCCGCCGCCAGCGTCGTGGCACTGCTGCGCCTGCAGCGGCTCGCCGACGCCGGCGTGGCGGTGGCGTTCGAGGGCTTCGACCCGCTCGGGCTCGACACGGCGCTGCCCGTCACCCTCGACCAGTACGAGGAGCTCGAGCGGCATGCGGCACGCGCGGCGGAGCTGGGGCTCGACCTGCGGCGCCCGACCCGCCGACCGCCGACGCTGGGCGCCCACGTGATCGGCGGCGTCGCGGGCCGTGCCGGGCTGGGCGCCTCGTGGCGGGCCACCTGCCTGCGCGCCTACTGGCACGACGACGCCGACCTCGGCGACCCCGAGGTGCTGCTGACGCTGGCGGGCCGGGCCGGTCTCGACCTCGACGCCGCACGGGCGGCGCTCGACGACCGCGACGCCCGTCTGCAGTTGCGTCAGCGCATGCTGATGTTGCGCGGCCGGGGGATCGGCGGGGTGCCCGTGCTGGAGGTGGCCGGGGGCACGCTGGTGTCGCCGGAGCTGTCCGACGACGACCTCCGGGCGCTCGCCCGGCTGTGA
- a CDS encoding PD-(D/E)XK nuclease family protein, which produces MSKDTVATAALATGALALDLPARRRLAEDLLGWGLPRPADDPALVGDLRARLEAGLAEVDGALSEAASAARGGRLLVTKSALERLACDGWQRDPKPYAHSWANARGTLTHLAVEQDWHEARADTPAAVVGRVWQAEASRRPGDPASLSRWLNDLPAADAQCLRDEVTGLLVGFREVWPPLPPGSVQAHVERPVEVRLAGGRVVLRGVPDLVLVSPRRDDRARTLVVDLKTGRPRAQHDRHELRFYALLVALAAGRLPFRWATFYVTEGRAEVESLRAETLLVTVRRVLDGVAQLVRLADAPEEDLRLRGGAWCHYCAREDTCETAAEARRQQALSQPSGMLGP; this is translated from the coding sequence GTGTCGAAGGACACGGTGGCGACGGCGGCACTGGCGACGGGGGCACTGGCCCTCGACCTGCCGGCCCGCCGGCGTCTGGCCGAGGACCTGCTGGGCTGGGGCCTGCCGCGGCCGGCCGACGACCCGGCGCTGGTAGGTGACCTGCGGGCGCGCCTGGAGGCGGGCCTCGCGGAGGTGGACGGTGCGCTGAGCGAGGCCGCGTCGGCGGCGCGCGGCGGTCGGCTGCTCGTGACGAAGAGCGCGCTGGAGCGCCTGGCCTGTGACGGCTGGCAACGCGACCCGAAGCCCTATGCGCACTCCTGGGCCAACGCACGGGGCACGCTCACCCACCTCGCCGTCGAGCAGGACTGGCACGAGGCCCGCGCCGACACGCCCGCGGCCGTCGTCGGGCGCGTCTGGCAGGCCGAGGCGTCGCGCCGGCCGGGCGACCCGGCGTCGTTGTCCCGCTGGCTCAACGACCTGCCCGCTGCGGACGCGCAGTGCCTGCGCGACGAGGTGACCGGACTCCTCGTCGGCTTCCGCGAGGTGTGGCCACCGCTGCCGCCGGGCAGCGTGCAGGCCCACGTCGAACGTCCCGTGGAAGTGCGGCTGGCGGGCGGGCGCGTGGTGCTGCGGGGCGTGCCGGACCTGGTGCTGGTCAGCCCCCGCCGCGACGATCGCGCCCGCACGCTCGTCGTCGATCTCAAGACGGGTCGGCCGCGCGCCCAGCACGACCGCCACGAGCTGCGGTTCTACGCGCTGCTGGTCGCGCTGGCGGCCGGTCGTCTGCCGTTTCGCTGGGCGACCTTCTACGTCACCGAGGGCCGGGCGGAGGTGGAGTCCCTGCGTGCGGAGACGCTGCTCGTCACCGTGCGACGAGTGCTCGACGGGGTCGCGCAGCTCGTGCGTCTCGCCGACGCGCCCGAGGAGGACCTGCGCCTGCGCGGCGGCGCCTGGTGCCACTACTGCGCCCGCGAGGACACCTGCGAGACGGCGGCCGAGGCCCGCCGGCAACAGGCCCTGTCACAGCCGTCCGGGATGCTCGGGCCGTGA
- a CDS encoding MOSC domain-containing protein, translated as MDVRTLLATVPRPGRLAWIGLRTRRRGPMTTPALAEAVPGLGLLGDRRAERARPDPAGRRQVTLVQAEHLPVLATLLARDEPVDPVALRRNLVVGGVNLHALGKRRFTIGDVTFEATGPCHPCSRMEEELGPGGYQAMRGHGGITARVLTHGTIHLGDPVALCPPGDGPLGTAT; from the coding sequence ATGGACGTCCGGACCCTGCTCGCCACCGTGCCGCGGCCCGGTCGCCTGGCCTGGATCGGTCTGCGCACCCGGCGCCGCGGACCGATGACCACGCCGGCGCTGGCCGAGGCCGTACCCGGCCTGGGCCTGCTCGGGGACCGCCGGGCCGAACGCGCACGCCCGGACCCGGCGGGCCGCCGTCAGGTCACCCTCGTGCAGGCCGAGCACCTGCCGGTCCTGGCGACGCTGCTCGCGCGCGACGAGCCCGTGGACCCGGTCGCCCTCCGTCGCAACCTCGTCGTCGGCGGCGTGAACCTGCACGCCCTGGGCAAGCGCCGGTTCACCATCGGCGACGTGACCTTCGAGGCCACCGGCCCCTGCCACCCCTGCTCGCGGATGGAGGAGGAGCTCGGTCCCGGTGGCTACCAGGCGATGCGCGGCCACGGCGGCATCACCGCCCGCGTCCTGACGCACGGCACGATCCACCTCGGCGACCCGGTCGCCCTGTGTCCGCCCGGTGACGGACCGCTGGGCACCGCCACGTGA